A window of the Bacillus sp. A301a_S52 genome harbors these coding sequences:
- a CDS encoding HAD family phosphatase, which translates to MKFIATDMDGTLLDNSRKVSEESVRAIKEAQKAGITVVVATGRDYTEAITPLKEAGLRLPLICVNGADIREEDGNVIQQQSLSKDQFNVINRILQEENIYFEITTSKGTYTNNEKRGLELVVDLLKTTGEFSSDEEAMTLAEKRFEQGAVFRTDDYHEILRGEGTLLLKVLAFSTDREKRERAEAKLAQELNISVSASARDNLEITHQYATKGKGIEIMTKRFSLDVSEAMVVGDNFNDVSMMQIAGYAVAMGNAEKEIKQLCDFTTATNGEDGVAKAIRSVITHQLQD; encoded by the coding sequence ATTAAATTTATTGCAACCGATATGGATGGAACATTACTAGATAATAGTCGTAAAGTTTCAGAGGAAAGTGTTCGTGCTATAAAAGAAGCTCAAAAGGCAGGTATAACAGTAGTTGTAGCAACAGGGCGTGATTACACAGAAGCGATTACACCATTAAAAGAAGCTGGTCTACGTCTTCCTCTCATTTGTGTAAACGGAGCAGATATAAGAGAAGAAGATGGAAACGTTATTCAGCAACAATCGCTGTCAAAAGATCAATTTAACGTCATTAATCGTATTTTACAAGAAGAAAATATTTATTTTGAAATAACGACATCTAAAGGGACATATACAAATAACGAAAAACGGGGATTAGAGTTAGTCGTCGATTTGTTAAAAACCACTGGAGAATTTTCGTCAGACGAGGAAGCGATGACGTTAGCTGAGAAAAGATTTGAGCAAGGAGCTGTTTTTCGAACAGATGATTATCATGAGATTTTACGAGGAGAAGGGACCCTATTGCTAAAAGTATTGGCTTTTTCAACTGACCGTGAAAAACGTGAACGGGCAGAAGCTAAATTGGCTCAAGAATTAAATATTAGCGTCAGTGCTTCAGCAAGAGATAATTTAGAAATTACCCATCAGTATGCAACAAAAGGTAAGGGTATCGAGATAATGACAAAACGTTTTAGTTTAGACGTCTCAGAAGCCATGGTAGTGGGCGATAACTTTAATGATGTCTCAATGATGCAAATAGCAGGTTATGCTGTAGCTATGGGAAATGCTGAAAAAGAGATCAAACAGTTATGTGATTTCACCACAGCGACTAATGGAGAAGATGGCGTAGCTAAAGCCATACGTTCAGTTATCACTCATCAATTGCAAGACTAA
- a CDS encoding NCS2 family permease, with protein sequence MPTNTVHYPIFKREDIDAFFALFQNNLANFVIITVTMLGLGFPAHLVFGHVIPGAAVAVIFGNIYYAYMAKRLAKKENRSDVTALSYGISTPVMFIFLFGVLVPAYSLTGDYELAWKISVAAAFLSGLIEVLASFTGRWIQKNLPRAAMLGALAGVALSFIAGEMLFTSLEMPVIGLVVLAIILLGIVGKVSLPFRIPASLFAMIIGTALAFGFGYSETAAIQEGLSHLGFYPFLPSFAVVEGFQYLFGAMIALLAVILPITIYNAVETMNNVEAMKAEGDIYDVKECQAVDGVGTMVGSMFGGLFPTTVYIATVGSKKMGAGRGYSLLNAFVLGLGALFGVIAALSAILPVAVVAPILVFVGISMVSSAFSTNKEKYYPAVAIAMLPYFANYLMTRFENRAPDALADISAGIVPLGQGAMFTGIILGAMTVFIIDHDYLKAALFAFVGALLSFVGLMHAPEMAFGAAIDFSTGYSLIGIFFITYFLKDIVQARYRRTNSDKKVA encoded by the coding sequence ATGCCTACAAATACTGTCCATTACCCTATTTTTAAAAGAGAAGATATAGATGCTTTTTTTGCCCTTTTTCAAAATAATTTAGCCAACTTTGTCATTATTACTGTCACTATGCTAGGTTTGGGCTTTCCCGCACACCTCGTGTTCGGTCATGTTATCCCTGGTGCAGCGGTAGCTGTCATTTTCGGAAATATTTATTATGCCTATATGGCTAAACGTCTCGCCAAAAAAGAAAACAGAAGCGATGTAACAGCCCTATCTTATGGAATAAGTACACCTGTTATGTTTATATTCCTATTCGGTGTTCTCGTTCCGGCTTACTCCTTAACTGGGGATTATGAACTAGCGTGGAAGATCTCAGTGGCTGCTGCCTTTTTAAGCGGTTTGATTGAAGTACTTGCTAGCTTTACAGGACGATGGATTCAAAAAAATCTTCCACGGGCCGCCATGCTTGGTGCTCTCGCTGGTGTCGCATTATCTTTTATCGCAGGCGAAATGCTCTTTACGTCTCTTGAGATGCCTGTCATCGGTTTAGTCGTGTTAGCCATTATTTTGCTTGGTATTGTTGGCAAGGTAAGCCTGCCATTTCGAATACCAGCCTCATTGTTTGCTATGATCATTGGGACAGCCTTAGCATTCGGATTTGGCTATTCTGAGACAGCAGCAATTCAAGAAGGACTATCCCATCTAGGCTTTTATCCATTTCTCCCTTCCTTTGCTGTTGTAGAAGGGTTTCAATACTTGTTCGGTGCTATGATTGCCTTATTAGCTGTTATTTTACCAATCACGATTTACAATGCTGTCGAAACGATGAACAATGTTGAAGCAATGAAAGCTGAGGGTGATATTTATGATGTTAAAGAATGTCAAGCCGTTGATGGCGTTGGCACAATGGTCGGCTCCATGTTCGGGGGCTTATTTCCTACTACCGTCTATATAGCAACAGTAGGGTCAAAGAAAATGGGTGCTGGCCGTGGGTATAGTTTATTAAATGCTTTTGTTCTTGGATTAGGGGCCCTTTTCGGTGTCATTGCGGCTTTAAGTGCTATTTTACCCGTTGCTGTCGTTGCTCCTATCCTTGTTTTTGTCGGTATATCAATGGTAAGTTCAGCTTTCAGCACGAACAAAGAAAAATATTATCCTGCTGTCGCTATTGCCATGCTTCCATACTTTGCAAATTATTTAATGACTCGTTTTGAAAACCGTGCCCCTGACGCGCTGGCAGATATATCGGCAGGCATTGTACCTTTAGGGCAAGGTGCTATGTTTACTGGGATTATCTTAGGTGCTATGACTGTGTTTATTATAGATCACGACTATTTAAAAGCAGCTCTCTTTGCATTTGTCGGTGCCTTATTAAGTTTTGTCGGACTCATGCATGCTCCTGAAATGGCTTTCGGAGCCGCTATTGACTTTTCCACAGGCTATAGTTTAATTGGGATATTTTTTATCACTTATTTTCTTAAAGATATTGTCCAAGCAAGATATCGACGCACTAACAGCGATAAAAAAGTAGCTTAA
- a CDS encoding xanthine phosphoribosyltransferase, with amino-acid sequence MKRLYETILAEGTVINDNVLKVDSFLNHGINPHLMKEIGEEFADRFKDENITKILTLESSGIAPALMTSLVIGCELVFARKRQSLTMVDNLISATVESYTKKQKNTISVSGDLIRPNDNLLIIDDFLANGQAAKGLIDIAQQAGTSVVGIGIVIEKSFQPGRSELEKQGIRVESLARIASLANKQVQFVEKTCL; translated from the coding sequence ATGAAACGTTTATATGAAACCATTTTAGCAGAAGGAACCGTTATTAATGACAATGTATTAAAAGTAGATTCTTTTCTTAATCATGGTATTAACCCCCACTTAATGAAAGAGATCGGTGAAGAGTTTGCAGATAGATTCAAAGATGAAAACATCACCAAAATTTTAACTTTAGAATCTTCGGGAATCGCCCCTGCACTTATGACTTCTCTCGTAATAGGATGCGAGTTGGTATTTGCCCGTAAGCGGCAATCGCTCACGATGGTTGATAATCTTATTTCAGCGACTGTTGAATCATATACAAAAAAACAGAAAAATACTATTTCGGTGAGCGGTGATTTAATTAGACCGAATGATAACTTGCTAATCATTGATGACTTTCTTGCTAATGGCCAAGCCGCAAAAGGACTTATCGACATTGCTCAACAAGCTGGCACCTCTGTTGTAGGAATCGGTATTGTCATCGAAAAATCCTTTCAACCTGGTCGAAGTGAACTAGAGAAACAAGGTATTCGTGTGGAATCTTTAGCACGCATCGCCTCATTAGCTAATAAACAAGTTCAGTTTGTAGAAAAAACGTGTCTTTAA
- a CDS encoding PTS glucose transporter subunit IIA, which yields MFKKLFGLDKKTKYKAELPKADGKDTLLSPVNGELVPLSEVPDPTFSKQMMGDGIAVMPSDGRIVAPVHGEVIQVFPTKHAIGLKTVNGIEILIHIGIETVSLQGEGFKAFVKEGSTVAPGDKLIEFDIDSVKEKAESLLTPVIITNGEDVETIEKYEIQAVKAGETAIMMLTSK from the coding sequence ATGTTTAAAAAATTATTCGGGTTAGATAAAAAGACAAAATACAAGGCAGAGTTGCCCAAGGCTGACGGAAAAGATACCCTGTTAAGTCCTGTTAATGGTGAACTCGTTCCGCTTTCAGAGGTTCCTGACCCAACCTTTTCTAAACAAATGATGGGTGATGGCATTGCAGTTATGCCTTCTGATGGTCGTATCGTTGCACCTGTACATGGGGAAGTGATTCAAGTATTTCCAACTAAGCACGCAATAGGATTAAAGACGGTAAATGGTATTGAGATCCTCATTCATATTGGTATTGAGACTGTTTCTTTGCAAGGCGAGGGGTTTAAAGCTTTCGTAAAAGAAGGAAGCACAGTCGCTCCAGGAGACAAATTGATTGAGTTCGATATAGATTCAGTCAAAGAAAAGGCAGAGAGTTTGTTAACACCAGTTATTATTACAAATGGAGAAGATGTAGAGACTATAGAGAAATATGAGATTCAAGCGGTGAAAGCAGGAGAAACGGCTATTATGATGTTAACTAGCAAGTAA
- a CDS encoding TIGR03943 family protein, translated as MKQPYDHSFHAFIQGIILVGFAMLMLHLILTGNIVYYIAPTMMPFIYFALVVFFLLGIIQVFRSTTKTDHDHHECACEHDHHIKGPSWVKTIIYSIFILPIVLGFALPDRSLDSSVAANRGIQFGGGGSPSSATDNDNSVDKTAQGNNGSTSRAEAFLEDPEGYMENLTAQSDEEEHYQFEDIYDEGWFDDYYAELYEELMNNTVIEVTEDNYLDVMTVLDLYLDDFIGKEMEIVGFAYRETDFHSNQIVAARFAMTCCTADASVYGTMIESEESSRFEEDTWIYARGTIKKDHYNDQPIPVLVDAHIQEVEEPDSPYVYPSF; from the coding sequence ATGAAACAACCATATGATCATTCATTTCACGCCTTCATACAAGGGATCATTCTCGTTGGATTCGCTATGCTCATGCTTCATTTAATTTTAACAGGCAACATTGTCTATTACATTGCGCCAACGATGATGCCATTCATTTATTTTGCTCTTGTCGTTTTCTTTCTGCTTGGAATTATACAAGTATTTAGAAGTACAACCAAAACGGATCACGACCATCATGAATGTGCATGTGAGCATGATCACCATATTAAAGGCCCTTCTTGGGTTAAAACGATAATTTATAGCATTTTCATACTTCCTATCGTACTAGGGTTTGCTCTTCCAGACAGATCCTTGGATAGCTCTGTCGCTGCCAATAGAGGGATACAATTTGGAGGCGGTGGTTCTCCCTCTTCAGCGACAGATAACGATAATTCCGTAGATAAAACTGCTCAAGGAAATAATGGTAGCACTTCACGAGCAGAGGCATTTTTGGAAGACCCTGAGGGTTATATGGAGAATTTAACTGCCCAATCTGATGAGGAAGAACATTACCAATTTGAAGACATTTACGATGAAGGCTGGTTTGATGATTACTATGCGGAATTGTACGAGGAATTAATGAACAATACGGTTATTGAAGTTACTGAAGACAACTACTTAGATGTAATGACTGTTTTAGATCTTTACTTGGATGATTTTATAGGGAAAGAAATGGAGATTGTTGGTTTTGCTTACCGTGAAACTGATTTTCACTCAAACCAGATAGTTGCGGCGAGGTTTGCTATGACATGTTGCACGGCTGACGCTTCCGTATATGGGACTATGATAGAAAGTGAAGAAAGTAGTAGATTTGAAGAGGATACATGGATTTATGCGAGAGGAACAATAAAAAAAGATCATTATAATGATCAACCAATACCTGTTCTTGTCGATGCTCACATTCAAGAAGTGGAAGAACCAGATAGCCCTTACGTCTATCCTAGTTTTTAA
- a CDS encoding permease: MKPSQGKIIGKDLLGLGLLLLFLILFLFSDRVSTSDYAEALPSAWINVNTIFLSIVLEAIPFILLGVFASALIQLYVSEKTIKRFLPKNAWGALVPAAMLGAILPLCECAIVPVVRRLIKKGMPLHVGIVFLVAAPILNPVVFASTYYAFRTNQTILYTRMGLAFVLSIIIGAILYSIFKSRPNQLRSQINVSLANHHVHIDGGEDLKQVKKASVLTQLRNTMYHAVDEFFMMGKYLILGAFIAALFQTFLDRSLLETIGSNEYSSTFVMMVFAYLLSLCSEADAFVASSFGSSFTDASLVAFLVYGPMLDLKNTFMLFAFFKVRFVLIFMVTVTFCVFSAVILLSGWIL; encoded by the coding sequence ATGAAACCATCACAAGGAAAAATTATTGGAAAAGACCTATTAGGCCTTGGTTTACTTTTACTCTTTCTTATCTTATTTTTGTTTAGTGACAGAGTGAGTACAAGCGACTATGCCGAGGCCCTTCCATCTGCATGGATTAATGTAAATACTATTTTTCTGAGTATTGTGTTAGAAGCTATTCCTTTTATATTGCTAGGTGTTTTTGCCTCTGCTCTTATACAACTTTATGTATCCGAGAAGACTATCAAACGATTTCTACCGAAAAATGCCTGGGGCGCATTAGTACCTGCGGCAATGCTTGGGGCTATCCTTCCTCTTTGTGAGTGTGCTATCGTCCCAGTCGTGAGACGGTTAATTAAAAAAGGAATGCCCCTTCATGTTGGAATCGTCTTTCTCGTAGCGGCTCCTATCTTGAACCCAGTCGTCTTTGCATCAACGTATTATGCATTTAGAACAAATCAGACGATACTGTACACACGTATGGGACTGGCTTTCGTATTATCGATTATTATTGGAGCTATTCTTTATAGTATTTTTAAATCTAGACCTAATCAGCTACGAAGTCAGATAAACGTCTCCCTAGCAAATCATCACGTGCACATTGATGGGGGCGAAGATCTTAAACAAGTGAAAAAAGCGAGTGTTTTAACTCAACTGCGTAATACCATGTATCATGCTGTCGATGAATTTTTTATGATGGGAAAATACTTAATTCTCGGTGCATTTATAGCTGCTCTCTTTCAAACATTTCTTGACAGAAGTTTACTGGAGACAATTGGTAGCAATGAATACTCTTCAACCTTTGTAATGATGGTATTTGCGTATTTACTATCATTATGTTCTGAGGCAGATGCTTTTGTCGCTTCTTCATTCGGCTCCTCATTTACAGATGCCTCACTTGTGGCATTTCTCGTCTACGGGCCGATGCTTGATTTAAAAAATACGTTTATGCTATTTGCATTTTTTAAAGTTCGGTTTGTTCTTATCTTTATGGTGACAGTGACGTTTTGTGTGTTTTCTGCTGTTATACTGTTATCAGGCTGGATCTTATAA
- a CDS encoding undecaprenyl-diphosphatase → MSLIEAIIFGIVQGISEFLPISSTAHIVITQLLLGYTFPGLSFEIFLHLASVLAVILYFWKDLWEVVRGFFAFLFHRSTQDKPLFFFGIYLLVATFITGVLGMLLSDVISDAMKTPAMIASALTVTGLALIFIERFHKTGLKDESSMTMIDAIIVGLGQTLAVIPGISRSGSTLVVSLLAGLNRETAVRYSFLLSIPVILGSTVMALDEFTAEMVTYIGPLNLFVAFVVTFFFSILGIIWLIEFLKRSKLIYFALYCFALAIFVYLYIDPSTVVDI, encoded by the coding sequence TTGTCACTTATAGAAGCGATTATATTCGGGATTGTTCAAGGAATCAGTGAATTCCTTCCCATATCAAGTACCGCGCATATCGTCATTACCCAACTTTTGCTAGGCTACACATTTCCAGGACTTTCATTTGAGATTTTTTTACACCTCGCATCTGTACTAGCTGTTATACTTTATTTTTGGAAAGATCTTTGGGAGGTTGTACGGGGGTTTTTTGCCTTTCTTTTTCACCGTTCAACGCAGGATAAACCCTTGTTTTTCTTCGGGATATACCTTCTAGTTGCAACATTCATTACGGGTGTTTTAGGGATGCTTCTATCAGATGTTATTAGTGATGCAATGAAAACACCAGCTATGATAGCAAGTGCTCTTACAGTGACAGGTTTAGCTCTTATTTTTATCGAACGGTTTCATAAAACGGGTTTAAAAGATGAATCGTCGATGACAATGATCGATGCTATCATTGTTGGCCTTGGACAAACGCTTGCCGTTATTCCGGGTATCTCCCGCTCTGGTTCTACTCTTGTCGTTTCATTATTGGCCGGTTTGAACAGAGAAACGGCTGTTAGGTATTCTTTCTTACTTTCCATACCTGTTATTCTAGGCTCAACTGTTATGGCGCTGGACGAATTTACAGCAGAGATGGTAACTTATATCGGACCTTTAAATTTATTTGTCGCTTTCGTTGTCACATTTTTCTTTTCTATTTTAGGAATTATCTGGCTAATTGAATTTCTTAAACGTAGTAAGCTTATCTATTTTGCCCTTTACTGTTTCGCTCTAGCCATTTTTGTTTATCTATATATTGACCCTAGTACTGTCGTAGACATTTAA
- a CDS encoding TlpA family protein disulfide reductase: protein MRGRRILSIMIFVAAIVIGGYVIYEEIKDNNSDKNEQFLNDYLESGGIEREGVEDLEDDQTAMQPGTPAKDFTLTKLNSKETITLSDLRGNYVILNMWASWCPPCRDEMPDFIKFYEEYQDENVVIVAVNMTTEERSVDNVQQFVNDFNIPFYILLDEEGEVKESYDIHYLPTTLIIDPDGKVAVRRPGHLNYDMLVDYYEEVKQSDETTGR from the coding sequence ATGAGAGGCCGCCGAATTTTGTCAATAATGATTTTTGTAGCAGCTATCGTAATAGGGGGCTATGTGATCTATGAAGAGATAAAAGATAATAATAGTGATAAAAATGAACAGTTCCTCAACGACTATTTAGAAAGCGGAGGGATTGAAAGAGAAGGCGTTGAAGATTTAGAAGATGACCAAACAGCAATGCAGCCAGGCACACCTGCCAAAGATTTTACGTTAACAAAATTAAATAGTAAGGAAACGATCACATTGTCTGATTTAAGGGGGAACTATGTGATTCTAAACATGTGGGCATCTTGGTGCCCGCCATGTCGCGATGAAATGCCTGATTTTATAAAGTTCTATGAAGAGTATCAAGATGAAAATGTTGTCATTGTTGCGGTTAACATGACCACGGAAGAACGTTCAGTGGACAATGTTCAACAATTTGTGAATGATTTTAACATTCCCTTTTACATTCTATTAGATGAGGAAGGAGAAGTTAAAGAAAGTTATGATATCCATTATTTGCCTACCACATTAATCATTGATCCGGATGGAAAGGTAGCCGTCCGTCGGCCAGGACATCTTAACTATGACATGCTTGTGGACTACTATGAGGAAGTGAAACAAAGCGACGAGACAACAGGAAGATAA
- a CDS encoding aldo/keto reductase, producing MNKKQVGTSDLYVSELGFGCMSLSDDHLANQSLIDEAIDRGINFFDTADLYQLGFNEESVGKALKGKRHNVILASKGGNEWGEGIDGWRWNPDKNYLKEALKRSLQRLSVDYLDLYQLHGGTIDDPIDDVIEAFEDLKQEGLVRYYGISSIRPNVIKSFAEKSSIVSVMMQYSLLDRRPEEWFSLFEKYNISIIARGPVAKGLLTDKFEKKLSTDGYLDYTETELLQLLPKLKALAEEAGISMQQLALRYVMDQSPVASAIAGASKPEQLIENVKSSHASPIPLDIKQQLHALVKKSTYNNHRI from the coding sequence GTGAATAAAAAGCAAGTTGGTACATCTGATTTATATGTATCAGAACTCGGTTTTGGCTGTATGTCATTGTCAGACGATCATTTGGCTAATCAATCATTAATTGATGAAGCGATCGATAGAGGAATTAATTTTTTTGACACTGCTGATTTATATCAATTAGGATTTAATGAAGAATCTGTCGGTAAAGCGTTAAAAGGAAAACGCCACAACGTTATTTTAGCGTCTAAAGGGGGAAATGAATGGGGAGAAGGCATTGACGGCTGGCGTTGGAATCCTGATAAAAACTATTTAAAGGAGGCGTTAAAACGCTCACTTCAGCGCTTAAGTGTGGATTATTTAGATCTTTATCAACTGCACGGCGGAACGATCGATGACCCTATTGATGATGTTATTGAAGCTTTTGAAGATCTAAAACAGGAAGGACTCGTTCGTTATTATGGGATCTCTTCCATTAGACCGAATGTGATAAAATCATTTGCCGAAAAGTCCTCTATCGTCAGTGTCATGATGCAATACAGTTTGTTAGATAGACGACCAGAAGAATGGTTTTCATTATTTGAGAAATATAACATTTCCATCATTGCCCGCGGGCCTGTAGCAAAAGGTCTTTTGACTGATAAATTTGAAAAAAAGCTCAGTACTGATGGCTATTTAGATTATACAGAAACAGAGTTATTACAACTTTTACCAAAGCTAAAAGCACTTGCAGAAGAAGCGGGTATTTCTATGCAGCAGCTGGCACTTCGTTATGTGATGGATCAATCACCTGTAGCTTCAGCTATTGCCGGAGCTAGCAAACCTGAGCAACTTATAGAAAATGTTAAAAGTAGCCATGCTTCGCCTATTCCACTAGACATAAAACAACAGCTTCATGCGTTAGTAAAAAAATCAACATACAACAACCATCGCATATAA